The segment TCCAGAGGGCGTCTACAATGAGATCACGCAGCCCGTGACACACAGCGGGTACCTGTACCGGTCCACAGCCCCCACCAAGCTTCCAGGTGCCAAGAAGAGCAAAGAGGGTAAGTGTGGGGAATGTGGGGGAACAGCCAGTGGGGTGCTCACCCCAGTGCCACTGACCCCCCCCAATCCCGCAGACTTCCAGCGCACCTGGTGCTCCCTGGAGAGAGCCCTGCTCTTCTTTGAGACAGAGAAATGCACTGAGCTCCTGGGCCACATCGAGAGTGGGGACCTCATCTCCCTGGGTGTGAGCAGAGCCCCGGCtgtcaccagccccagccccactgaaaGGTACTCCCAGCCTCACCCCCACTGCTTGCCCAGAGAGCCCATGGGCACGCAGATGGCAGGGACGGGCATCACACCCTGCTTGGTGCAATGGTCTGGTGGCTTTGGGTGCAGGTTCGGGCTAGGGGCTGCCCTGATGGACTAGTTCGTCCTCTGCAGGTTTCGCTTCACCCTCGAGCTCTTCCTCATTGGGGAAAAAGTGCAGCAGCTGGGAACCGAAGGACCAGAGACGCTGCAAGCCTGGGCCAGTGCCATCGGCAAGGTGAgccagccccaaccccagcacccCGTGCCACTGGTGGGTTCCTCGGGCCCATCCCTCCTTCTCCATTGTAattcctcccagctccccaccctCTTCATCCTCTGTGTCAAgcaccctccttccctttctagGGACTCCCATTCTCCCCAGTGACCTGCCCCCATCCTCAAGGGTGTCCGTGCTTGAGGGTTGAGCCGTGTCTTTACCCAGTTTGTCTCTTGCTCCATCCTGCAGTGGTTCACGCCCATGAGCTGTCATTGCCTGCTGGGCTATGAATTCCAGCGCGTGGGCCAGCTGCGCTACAAGTGCATGCTCAACCCTGAGCGGTGGCAGCAGGCCTTCTTCATCCTGCAGAAAGCCCACCTCTTCATCTGCCCTGCCGAGGACAATGGGGCTGAGGACAGCATCAACCTCCGGCGGCTGCAGGAGCTCAGTAAGTGCCATGTCACAGCCCAGGATGGGCACCACACGGTGGGTAGCCATACACAGCTCTGACACCTCTACTTCTCACCCCAATGCAGGTCTGGTTCCCCCCACAGAGACCCCTGAGAAGAAGGAGCTGCTGGTCCTCGTGGAAATGGGAAGGTAAGTCATGGCTGCAGAATGTGCCAAGTGAGCTCAGCAGGCTGCCGGGGCAAAGGCACTCTTCCGTGGTTCAATGCTGATCCCAAACCCTCGGTGGGGATTGCTTCTGGGACAGCAGGGCTGTGGCCAAGGGGCCTACAGAGAGCACCCCAGAGTGGGGTCTCTCACCAGGGTAGGGTGTCTCTCGGCTCAGCCTGGCTATGCCCTGTCCCGAGCAAAGCTGTGCCTACAGGCAGGAGGGGGTAACCCATCCCCCCACCCTGACAACCTTCATTCCCTCTTCTCTGCCCTTGTCGTTCTCAGGACATTTTACCTGCAGGGCTTGTCACGGGCAGACTCAGCAGCATGGTACGCTGACATCCAGGCATCAGCGGGGGGCCGAGGTAATGCACTGAAGGACCAGCAGCTGAGCCGGGGGGACATCCCCATCATTGTGGACAGCTGCATCGCATTCATCACACAGTACGGTGAGTCCAGTGTGGTGGCATCACTGCCGGAGCATCCTCCGGCACACACCGGGCAGAGGAGGGGTCCAGGCAGGAGGCACTGCTCTCGAGGCACCAGCCCCACTGGGAACTCTCTGGGCAGGATTGGGCCCCTGTGACCCTatgtccctgccccagggctgcggcATGAGGGGATTTACCGCAAGAATGGAGCCAAGTCCCGGATCAAGGTACTGATGGAGGAGTTTCGGCGGGATGCCCGCAATGTCAAGCTGCGCATCAATGACAACTTCATCGAGGACGTCACTGATGTGCTGAAGAGGTTCTTCCGCGAGCTTGAGGACCCCGTCTTCACCCTGGAGCTGCACCCACAGTGGAAGGAGGCTGCAGGTACCTCGTTCACCCAATGCCTGCTCCCACGCTGGGCTGCCTGCCAGGGACCCCCAGGGCTGGTGTCCCTCAGGAAGGGGTCCCGGTACCAGCCCTAGAGCCATGTCAGCTCTGTGTCCACTGGACTCAGAAATGGTCCACGACTTGTTTTCCTCCCTCCAGAAATCTCCTCGAAGCCCCAGCGCCTGGAGAGGTACAAGGAGCTCATTCATCGCCTGCCTCGCCTCAACCACAAGACCCTGGCTGCGCTGATAGGGCACCTCTACCGGTCAGTGGGCCACCTCCCAGATGGGTCCTCTGGTCCAGCCAGGGTCCCCAGAGCCAGCCAGCAGCGTGAGGTCTCCCCACTGCCCAGGGAACACTGGCTTCCGTCCCTGTGAGCCAGGAAGAGCCCAGTCGCCAcgccctgccccaccagccccccagcagAAATACATGGGGTGTGCTGCAGTATGCTACTCGGGGATACCTCAAAAGTTCCCAAAGGGAGATTGACAGGATGTTCGGGAGTAGGTGACACCCTCCTAACGGATGTAATCTTCATGAGTGCCCAAAAAACAGCGAAAAAAACGAGTTCCTGTCCCCAACTCAGAGTATGAGGTGGGGCTGTTGTCTGGTTTGACGGCAGCTGGAAGTCCTCCAAACTGGAACTGCTCGACTTGAAGAGGAGCTGGGGAAAAATGGGCTGGTTTTCAGGGAAGTTTTTATGAGGCAGAGGAGTGTGGCTGGGACTGAAGCCCCATCCAAAGAGGtccctcacctctgtcctcctTGGCCCAGGGTGCAGAAATGTGCAGACCTCAATCAGATGAGCACCAAGAACCTGTCGCTGCTCTTCGCACCCAGCCTTTTCCAGACTGATGGCAAAGGGGAGCACGAGGTCAAGGTGATGGAAGACCTCATTGACAACTATGTCAGCATCTTCAACGTAAGCTCCCTGCAGGGGCCTCGCCAGCCCCCTCCATGCTGAACCTATCCATCTCCCCTTGTATGCCCCCATACATCATCTGCTTGCATCCGTCCATCCTGGCCCTGTGTCCGCAAGCCATATCCCACTCCACATTGACTCTATGCGTCTCCCTTCTCACCCTGTGCACCTTTCCCCTGGCAGATTGACGAGGACCAGGTATCCCAGATGGATCTGGAGAACAGCCTGATCACCACCTGGAAGGACACCCAGGTACTAGGGATGTGCTTGCCAGCCCCCACCATGTCAGAGACCCCCGGGCTGGTGGTACTGGCTGGAGGATGGGGGCACTCCCATCTGCCTACCTTGTGTTCCTGCTGTCCTACACCAGATATTTGGGGAAGGACCTTCCCTCACTTGTCTCCCCTATGCCCGTCACCTTGAGGCTCCTGCCCAGGGGagaagcagccccagctccctgggaCACCCTCACCagcccctggggagaggggatgtgCACAGTACCCATGCCAGCATGGCACCAATGCCTCCTActcttcccccagctctcccaaGCAGGGGACCTCATCATCGAGGTTTACCTGGAGCAGAAGCTGCCTGACTGCTGCGTCACCCTCAAGGTGAGTCTCAAAGGAGGGCCGTGCCAGAGGAAACAaggagggatgcaggctcctggcGTAGCTTGTCCCTGGGAACCATCCTGCCACCACCCATGGCAGCTCCCCACGTGTCTGGCCCCAGGTTTCCCCCACGATGACAGCAGAGGAGCTCACCAACCAGGTGCTGGAGATGCGCAACGTGGCCGCTAGCCTGGACATCTGGCTGACCTTCGAGGTCCTGGAGAACGGGGAGCTGGGTGAGCATGGTAGGGATGGCACGGGGAGATGCTCTCGGCACAGCTGGACTGGTGAGGAGGAGGTGTGGGATACGGGGGTCAGCTTGCTGCCAGTGGCGGGGGGACAGGGACTGGCACAGTGGAGGAGATATGGCAATGACAGTGTCCCTGCCCCTCCAGAGCGGCCCCTGCACCCCAAGGAgaaggtgctggagcaggctttGCAGTGGTGCAAGCTCCCAGAGCCCAGCACTGCGTACCTGCTGGTGAGGAAGGTCCCCATCGGTGAGGGCAGCTGTCTCTTCACAGGTAAGGCAATCACAGAGGGTCCCAGCGCCTAGGGGTGTCCCCTGAGGGGGATAGCTCTGCCCCAGCTTCCTTTGGCCACCTCCCTGCAGCCATCAGGGGCACATCCCTGAGACCCACAGCCACCCTCACATGTCCTCAGACCTCCTGACCCCTGTCTCCTCCCACTGGGCAGGCGCCAAGCGTGAGACCCCCAAGTGTGGGCTGCTGAAATGCCGTGAGGAGCCCCCCAAGCTGCTGGGGAACAAGTTTCAGGAGCGCTACTTCGTCATCCGGGaccagaggctgctgctgctcaaggAGAAGAGGGTACTCAGGGGATGCTGTGGGGATAGACTGGCGCCCCAAGAGCAgaaggagagacagggagggggAGCCTAGTGATAGTGGTAGCACGGTGGTGACTGTCCTCCTGGCCCGGAGGCTGGCACCAAGCTGAGCTGACCCAATGGATCTCCTTCCCCAGAGTGCCAAGCCGGAGCGCGAGTGGCCCCTGGATGCAGCCAAGGTTTACATGGGTATTAGGAAGAAGCTGAAGCCACCAGCCCAGTAAGTGGGACCTTCCCTGGAAGTCGCCCTGGGGCATGCACCTCTTGgtccctgcccccagcaccctgcacgcAAACCCAGCTGCTGGGAGCATGCCAAGCTCCACCAGGACCCAAAGCCATGACAAGCCTGGGCCCGTGGGGCAAACTTATCCCTCCACCCCACTGCCCACGGACCCTGGGCTGTGTCTGAGCTTGGtggtgctgccccacagcccgtctCTTCCTTTCCCAGGTGGGGTTTCACGCTGACCCTGGACAAGCAGCAGCTGTGAGTACCTGCCCCTGCCATCCTAGGGATAGGGGGATGTTGAGATCTGTCCCCAGTTTTAGTGGGAGTGGGACAGCCAAGGGCAGTGTGACAGGGCCCTGGGGCTCAAGACAGAGCTGGTGCCTGGCTGGGGCACTCAAGGGACAGAGTGGTGGGGCCAAATGCTCCCTGGCACGAGGTGGGGGCCAGGGTCCAGGGGCAATCCATCTCCATACCATGCACCCTTCCTACCTCCCCATCCACATCAGCACCCCTGGGAGATGCACCTTCCAAACACCCAGCACCAGGCTCCAGAGGGTTCCCAGCCCAGATGTGAGTGTCACCTCCATGgctgtgctgcctgccagccTTCACCCAACACTGCTCTGTGTCTCCACGCACCCAACACCGGGTATTCCTGCACCCTGCACCGAGctgggctccctgcccctgtctcCCTGGCATCACTGGGTACCCGGGCACACCCACCCATCCTGCTGATCCTGTCCCCGTTTTCCTGACACTGAtggtgctggggcagcagctgagcaCGTCACCTGCCCCCCAACATGGGGCTGATATGTTCTTCTAAAGGCAGCAAGGGCAGCTGAGCCGAGGTGCCTCATAGGTGCCCAATGAGCTCTCGCCTTGCCCTGAAGCTACGATTTGGGCGTGCAAAGAGTTTCAGAGGTGCAGCCCAACTGGGTGTAGTTGTGCCTGACAGCCCCGGGCTCACAGGCAAGGTGAAAAGGAGATGTGCACCCTGGGAGATGTGTCTtccaagccctggccctgctccctgGCAGCTTCTCAGCTGACTCCTCTGCAGGTACCTGGTGTGCTCGGGGCAGGCTGAGCTGTGGGACTGGACCACCAGCATCCTCAAGGCTCAGGTGGGTGCAGACtggctgggatgggatgggacaggggctggcagggcagcctggcatgaccccccctccctgccctgtcctTGTGCACAGCACGATGACCTGCGCCCTGTGATCATGCGCCGGCGCTCCTCCTCCGACCTCGCCAAGCAGAAGTTCGGCACCATGCCACTGGTCCCCTTGCACGGGGACAGCACCGACGCCACCATGCTCTCTGCCAACCAGACCCTGGTAAAGCCCCCGCAGCTACCCCTGCCTATGGGTGCTCCTGCACCCACCCAGGTCCATGCACCCATCCCGAGACCATGCGCCCACCCCTGGGCCCTGGAGgcgggtgcatgctgcctggcaCCGATGGATGCTTTGGATGTGTGTCCCTGTGCTCGGCGGTGTGTGCGTGCTGCATGCTCTGCTTGTGTCTGTGCCACCTCTCTGTGCGTGCAGGGCCCTGTGAGGGCATGTGGGGTGCTGCACCCCACTGCCCGTCCTCTGCCTGCCGAGGCACCCGTGACCCTGCTCCGCACTATCCCGTGCTTACCTCTGCCCGTTTCCTCTGTTTCTAGCGCCGCCTGCACACACGAAGGACTCTGTCCATGTTCTTTGTAAGTACCCGCACACGTGGAGCGCGTCCGTTGCTGGCTTTGCACCGTGCCTCCTGGCTACGGCGGCAAGGCCTCACCTGCAGCATCCCACCTGCACTCAGAGACATGCCCGGGCCATCCTGCCCATGCTGTGTGGCAGAGGAGAGGGTGCCTATTGCTCTGTGTGTCCCATACCCGGGGATGGGGGACCCTGCATGGTCCCAGTGTGTGCAAGCAAGACCACAACagtccagcccagctcccagagTCTCTCCTGCTGGGTGCACATTGCCCAGAGGGCATCCACATAAGAAACGTGAGGAAGTAGGTTTGGGTCCTCCTCACCATCAGGTTATTTCCCTGGGGGCCACCTGGCTGGATGCCACCTCACCTGGCTTTGTGCTCTGTGTGGGCACAcacctgccctccccaccccagacCGTCTCTGCCAAGGGATGCTGGGCTGTTGCCACAGCCTGGTGGCATGGACCATGCCTTGGCAGGAATCAAAACTCTCCCCGTCCATCagcaatgggggaaaaaaggggaacaGGGACTAAGTCAAGAGACCTGTTGGAGGGTGGGTACCCTGCAAGCACCAGCCCCACATTGAGGGGGCAAGGCTACCCGGGCAGCACCCGAGTGTAGGGAGGGCAAGATGAGGGGGGATGGAGGGGTACAGCTGAGCAGTGCGGACCGTGTCCCTCACACtgaccccccccccttccccagcccatgAAGATGCACCAGGACTccctggaggagcagcaggagaaggaggtggatGCCGATCCTGTCTACGAAGAGGTGGGCAACTTCCCCGAGCTGGCTGCACTGGAGCTGGGGCGAGGGCTGCTGGCAGACCTGTCGGCCGTGCCCCCTGTGGACAGGTCCAAGAAGCCAGCCCCGTTCCCAGAGCAGCCCCCGGACACAGCGCTGCGCTCCTCGCTGCCTGCCAGCCCGGCTCAGAGGGTGGCAGGTCCCTCCGTCCCCAAAGCCCTGTCCCTAGAAAGGGGCTTGAACCTGGAGAGCGACAAagctccagcccaggggctcagaCCCACAAAAACAGCCTCCCTGGAGAGGAACGTGGAGCCTTCTGTGGCACTGGGCAGAGACTGGGAGCAGGCAGCCACACCAGGGAGCAGTCCCAGCACGGAAACCTCCCTGGAGAACCCCAGGAAGAGGAGCATGCAGTCTCCCTCCCCCATCAACGACAAACTCATCCAGGAGCTCAGCAGCGTCATCCTCAGGAAGAACGAGGGCCAGCCACCGGGGCCGGGCCAGCCGGTGACGTGACCTGGTGTGTCAAAGGGGCAGCCACCGACCTGGGGGTCAATTCGCACCCGGCGGCAGCGACAACAGGTACCCCACACTCCCACATCATGGAGCCtgcaccctcttcctcctcctcctgaccccagtgctgggctgggaaCCAGGACCAGCGGGGAGCAGGGGACTAGTCGGggctgggatgctgtggggcgATACCCCCTGTCGggagggctggggatgctgccacACATTGCTCTTGCTCATAGGTGGCACATCTGTCATCAGGCCCAGTGCCAAGGGAAGAAACTAAAAGGGAGAATAAAAGCCTGTCCGCATGTTTTGGCAGCACCGCATGGTGTCAGGCAGGGGGGCATGTGGTGCCTTCCAGCCCAGGGGAACACAGCATgatgtcccctccccagcactgggCCCGTGGGGCAGGGTCAGGACACCCAAGTCATCCCCTACTTCCATTCTTGCATCTACTGTGGCATATTTTAGCGGGGGGTCaacaggagcagggctggccgTGTGTGCTCGGCGCATAGTCCTGGCGATGGAGGACGGTTCCTGCTCAGCTGGGGTATTTATACCTGTTCCTTCCACCAGTGGggagaaataaagttttatttgtaCTCTGGAGGGTTTGGTCACTGCAGGAGGAGTGGTGAGGGACGCATGGGATGGCGGCAGCACCAGCGGCGTCAGAGGAACTGCAAAACTGGGGCAAAGCCCTAGTGAACCTCAGATCCAGGGCAGGATTTTCTGCCCACGTCTGCTGCCAGCCTGGGATGGCATGGCCCTTCATGCTGGGTACCAAACTGCAGGGTCCCCCCCtcccggggcagggggacacagTCCAGCACCCTCTAGCCCTGCCTACAGCTGGCTCTACTCACTGGACCTCAGGGGCAAGACTGCCTTCTCTGAGGCCCTCCCTGATGAGGTCTTGagccctcctgggcagcagctgaCTGCATCCCGGACCCAGCCCCGAAAATCCTCGGAAACGTAGAAGTAGACAAAGGGATCAAAGCAGTTGTTGAAGGCACTGAGCACCAGGGCCACAGCATACCAGATGTAGGTGACGTTGTGGCACCCTTTGGCCTCCAGCATGTAGTGGATGAAGAGCAGCACGTTGCTGGGGGTGAAGCAGAGGATGAAGACCAGCAGGACCAAGGCCAGGACATGCACCAACTGCCCATAGCGTCTCCCTTTGGCCAGCAGCCGCACCAGGATGCAACTGTAGGAGATGGTCATGAGCACAAACggcaagccaaagcccacccCCACCAGGGAGAGGAAATAGTAGGCGAGGAACATGTGCTTATCCTTCTCCAGGACATCATGGCACGTTGTGATGTTCAGGTTCGAGATATGACTTATCTGGGGGTGCAAAAGCAGAGGGCTCATGCCCAGGCCCACCACCAGCCAGACGCCCACACAGACACTCGCCTTGCCCCGTGTCCAACTGGCGCCCTTCCACAGGAATGGGTGCACCACAGAGATGTAGCGCTCCAGGCCGATACAGGTGAGGAACAGGATGGAGCTGTACATGTTCCCGTAGAAGAAGGCCATCATGGTGCGGCACAGGTAGTCCCCAAAGAGCCAGtgattgcccaagaggtggtagGAGATCTTGAAGGGCAGCAGGAGGACAAAGAGCAGGTCAGCACTGGCCAGGTTGAGCAGGAAAAGGGTGCTGGAACATCTCCTGAAGTTGGCCACCAGGACCCAGCAGGCCAGAGCATTGGCCGGCAGCCCCACAAGCAGGACCACAGAgtagagggcagggaggaggcggGTGGTGAGGGTGCTGTTGAGGAAAGTTTCTATGGAGGCGTTGGGACACTCATCTTCTTCTTGGGGAGTGAGGGGGATCAAGGCTCTCCCTTTGCTGCGCACTGCGGAGGACACAAGGCATCAGGCTCAGCTGAGACCCCCCTCCCACTGCCCCTTCCCACTCGGGACCACACAGGATCTGTCACCCCTCCCTGCAGACCCACCGGCAAATGCCGGAGTTTGCATCTCCCTGAcccatggcaggggcagctcGAGACAAGGGAACCCTTAACATCCCACTGCCCCCGCCACCCGGACCTGTGCCACATCCTGTGCTGTCTGTGGTGGTCTGTGTCTCCTGGTGGTGCCAGACACGCACCCTGCCCACAGTCCAGATGGGTTCTGCTCCCACATGCCGCTACGGTGACACACGGCTCTGCCAATGTCCCTTGTCCTACTGAGCCCAGCACAATGGGTCCTCCACAACCCAACGGGATCAAAAGGGCACATAGGAAACCCACGCCAGGACAAGGTCAGGATATGGCCACCCATGCCAGGATGGGAGATGTTCTCCCACTGGAgcttctgtctcctcttcctcctcctggccagccccccagctcagcctcccACCCCACTCAGGTCTGTGCACTCCTTCCCATCTTCCTGTGGTCGGAGGCTTTTCACTGCGTGCTCAGAACAAAAGTGAAGAACAGCAGGAAGGTCCCGGGACACCAGACAAACAACTTCTGATCAAATCCCTTTTATGGCTTGCTCAGAAATCACAGTGGGCTCTGC is part of the Rissa tridactyla isolate bRisTri1 chromosome 11, bRisTri1.patW.cur.20221130, whole genome shotgun sequence genome and harbors:
- the ARAP3 gene encoding arf-GAP with Rho-GAP domain, ANK repeat and PH domain-containing protein 3 isoform X1, whose amino-acid sequence is MSSPCGPDSDIADWLATIHLERYRDVFKQHGYHVARDAALLDSDHLQQIGITATGHRKRILNLAQQTRMLSQSQGGPTAGDTHFQATEVLDALKEGKDAMKAEPGEATDTFGTQQRVAAPAQASPLEKDPAPLLVKPVPKPRTIFPRSKTEQGLVPTPSARTTVPAHSLGSDRAPAAFVVLEGFVPGESSTDLESPDPRPALPPGLGATVAMGIGASRLGARDNAREETRSPPAPDHGQVLEASEKYPTSAPSVTPRLSHRVPAAEPSPGSVPEGHPTSNPPLPTAAAPAKRDPSPCPRAASQPASGQSRLEMVSNVIYEGLKPPSAPTEDSGGEHGPQGRAFAQPPAPSPKDLTQLDNKPDSPSWPSWCLPPILKRPTGKPEVGEQPISPYSETIFGHVAPPREQKGVGISSDQSYEAVSELELEREACRTSSECSSEGGRSEDEETRSRLIDRIIQNDTEGYSTVEAPRAEGAPFSLPAHLYPDEVLDDLTISPYASFTSLSEPRPTMLSGWLDKLSPQGNYVFQRRYVRFDGKNLMYFSSEKEPYPKGVIPLSVIEMARSTKDNKFQVFTSHRIFVFRAENEAQRNEWCSTLQKKVTEQRLVGSRPRPANTAHCQKSGTLELKGQKSKVFAALSLPEMWLYKSEQFFKMGIAICVIEMRGSTIREAKNRSFELITPFKTFSFVAESEREKREWMEALQEAIAEMLYDYEVAEKIWSNKANKHCADCWAQSPDWASINLCVVICKQCAGQHRSLGSNISKVQSLKLDTSVWSNEIVQLFIMLGNDRANRFWAARLPTAEALYPDASAEQRRDFISRKYREGRYRLPHPHYATQEDVLQALCTAVAGPALLKTVLKFFSSSEAGLAADPAVCEVAPGADLWWGPESKRPRNHPGSPHTQELGPEGVYNEITQPVTHSGYLYRSTAPTKLPGAKKSKEDFQRTWCSLERALLFFETEKCTELLGHIESGDLISLGVSRAPAVTSPSPTERFRFTLELFLIGEKVQQLGTEGPETLQAWASAIGKWFTPMSCHCLLGYEFQRVGQLRYKCMLNPERWQQAFFILQKAHLFICPAEDNGAEDSINLRRLQELSLVPPTETPEKKELLVLVEMGRTFYLQGLSRADSAAWYADIQASAGGRGNALKDQQLSRGDIPIIVDSCIAFITQYGLRHEGIYRKNGAKSRIKVLMEEFRRDARNVKLRINDNFIEDVTDVLKRFFRELEDPVFTLELHPQWKEAAEISSKPQRLERYKELIHRLPRLNHKTLAALIGHLYRVQKCADLNQMSTKNLSLLFAPSLFQTDGKGEHEVKVMEDLIDNYVSIFNIDEDQVSQMDLENSLITTWKDTQLSQAGDLIIEVYLEQKLPDCCVTLKVSPTMTAEELTNQVLEMRNVAASLDIWLTFEVLENGELGEHERPLHPKEKVLEQALQWCKLPEPSTAYLLVRKVPIGEGSCLFTGAKRETPKCGLLKCREEPPKLLGNKFQERYFVIRDQRLLLLKEKRSAKPEREWPLDAAKVYMGIRKKLKPPAQWGFTLTLDKQQLYLVCSGQAELWDWTTSILKAQHDDLRPVIMRRRSSSDLAKQKFGTMPLVPLHGDSTDATMLSANQTLRRLHTRRTLSMFFPMKMHQDSLEEQQEKEVDADPVYEEVQEASPVPRAAPGHSAALLAACQPGSEGGRSLRPQSPVPRKGLEPGERQSSSPGAQTHKNSLPGEERGAFCGTGQRLGAGSHTREQSQHGNLPGEPQEEEHAVSLPHQRQTHPGAQQRHPQEERGPATGAGPAGDVTWCVKGAATDLGVNSHPAAATTGTPHSHIMEPAPSSSSS
- the ARAP3 gene encoding arf-GAP with Rho-GAP domain, ANK repeat and PH domain-containing protein 3 isoform X2, with translation MSSPCGPDSDIADWLATIHLERYRDVFKQHGYHVARDAALLDSDHLQQIGITATGHRKRILNLAQQTRMLSQSQGGPTAGDTHFQATEVLDALKEGKDAMKAEPGEATDTFGTQQRVAAPAQASPLEKDPAPLLVKPVPKPRTIFPRSKTEQGLVPTPSARTTVPAHSLGSDRAPAAFVVLEGFVPGESSTDLESPDPRPALPPGLGATVAMGIGASRLGARDNAREETRSPPAPDHGQVLEASEKYPTSAPSVTPRLSHRVPAAEPSPGSVPEGHPTSNPPLPTAAAPAKRDPSPCPRAASQPASGQSRLEMVSNVIYEGLKPPSAPTEDSGGEHGPQGRAFAQPPAPSPKDLTQLDNKPDPSWPSWCLPPILKRPTGKPEVGEQPISPYSETIFGHVAPPREQKGVGISSDQSYEAVSELELEREACRTSSECSSEGGRSEDEETRSRLIDRIIQNDTEGYSTVEAPRAEGAPFSLPAHLYPDEVLDDLTISPYASFTSLSEPRPTMLSGWLDKLSPQGNYVFQRRYVRFDGKNLMYFSSEKEPYPKGVIPLSVIEMARSTKDNKFQVFTSHRIFVFRAENEAQRNEWCSTLQKKVTEQRLVGSRPRPANTAHCQKSGTLELKGQKSKVFAALSLPEMWLYKSEQFFKMGIAICVIEMRGSTIREAKNRSFELITPFKTFSFVAESEREKREWMEALQEAIAEMLYDYEVAEKIWSNKANKHCADCWAQSPDWASINLCVVICKQCAGQHRSLGSNISKVQSLKLDTSVWSNEIVQLFIMLGNDRANRFWAARLPTAEALYPDASAEQRRDFISRKYREGRYRLPHPHYATQEDVLQALCTAVAGPALLKTVLKFFSSSEAGLAADPAVCEVAPGADLWWGPESKRPRNHPGSPHTQELGPEGVYNEITQPVTHSGYLYRSTAPTKLPGAKKSKEDFQRTWCSLERALLFFETEKCTELLGHIESGDLISLGVSRAPAVTSPSPTERFRFTLELFLIGEKVQQLGTEGPETLQAWASAIGKWFTPMSCHCLLGYEFQRVGQLRYKCMLNPERWQQAFFILQKAHLFICPAEDNGAEDSINLRRLQELSLVPPTETPEKKELLVLVEMGRTFYLQGLSRADSAAWYADIQASAGGRGNALKDQQLSRGDIPIIVDSCIAFITQYGLRHEGIYRKNGAKSRIKVLMEEFRRDARNVKLRINDNFIEDVTDVLKRFFRELEDPVFTLELHPQWKEAAEISSKPQRLERYKELIHRLPRLNHKTLAALIGHLYRVQKCADLNQMSTKNLSLLFAPSLFQTDGKGEHEVKVMEDLIDNYVSIFNIDEDQVSQMDLENSLITTWKDTQLSQAGDLIIEVYLEQKLPDCCVTLKVSPTMTAEELTNQVLEMRNVAASLDIWLTFEVLENGELGEHERPLHPKEKVLEQALQWCKLPEPSTAYLLVRKVPIGEGSCLFTGAKRETPKCGLLKCREEPPKLLGNKFQERYFVIRDQRLLLLKEKRSAKPEREWPLDAAKVYMGIRKKLKPPAQWGFTLTLDKQQLYLVCSGQAELWDWTTSILKAQHDDLRPVIMRRRSSSDLAKQKFGTMPLVPLHGDSTDATMLSANQTLRRLHTRRTLSMFFPMKMHQDSLEEQQEKEVDADPVYEEVQEASPVPRAAPGHSAALLAACQPGSEGGRSLRPQSPVPRKGLEPGERQSSSPGAQTHKNSLPGEERGAFCGTGQRLGAGSHTREQSQHGNLPGEPQEEEHAVSLPHQRQTHPGAQQRHPQEERGPATGAGPAGDVTWCVKGAATDLGVNSHPAAATTGTPHSHIMEPAPSSSSS